The following proteins are co-located in the Poecile atricapillus isolate bPoeAtr1 chromosome 2, bPoeAtr1.hap1, whole genome shotgun sequence genome:
- the EPC1 gene encoding enhancer of polycomb homolog 1 isoform X5: MVIPVPEAESNIAYYESIYPGEFKMPKQLIHIQPFSLDAEQPDYDLDSEDEIFVNKLKKRMDISPLQFEEMIDRLEKGSGQQPVSLQEAKLLLKEDDELIREVYEYWIKKRKNCRGPSLIPAVKQEKRDGSSTNDPYVAFRRRTEKMQTRKNRKNDEASYEKMLKLRRDLSRAVTILEMIKRREKSKRELLHLTLEIMEKRYNLGDYSGEIMSEVMAQRQPLKPTYAIPIIPVTNSSSFKQQEAMELKEYKVKQDKPDVIRPKRKYEKKPKVLPSSAAATPQQTSPAALPVFNAKDLNQYDFPSSDDEPLSQVLSGSSEAEEENDPDGPFAFRRKAGCQYYAPHLDQPGNWPWSSPKEGRLGDVRYRYCLTTLTVPQRCIGFARRRVGRGGRVLLDRAHSDYDNAFHHLDLERFSSSQHSSISQFANTSETNTSDKSFSKDLSQILVNIKSCRWRHFRPRTPSLHDSDNDELSCRKLYRGLNRTGTAQPGTQTCSTSIQSKSSSGSAHIESETSLGLVHQILNHTDGSKSLQSSEFAAFTAEQYQQHQQQLALMQKQQLAQIHQQQANSNSSANTSQNLETNQQESGFRLNLHHSHSVKCLEGTLQGFVSKTLDSVSAQFAASALVTSEQLMGFKMKDDVVLGIGVNGILQASGVYKGLHLSSTTPTALVHTSSLSTAGSALLQPSNITQTSSSHSALSHQVTAANSATTQVLIGNNIRLTVPSSVGTVNSITTLNARHIPRTLSAVPSSALKLAAATNCQVPKVPASSSVDAVPRENHETEKPALNNIADNTVAMEVT, translated from the exons ATGGTTATACCAGTTCCAGAAGCAGAAAGTAATATTGCATACTATGAATCTATATATCCCGGAGAATTTAAAATGCCAAAGCAGCTGATTCACATACAGC CTTTTAGTTTGGATGCTGAGCAGCCAGATTATGACTTGGATTCAGAAGATGAGATCTTTGTGAATAAGTTGAAGAAAAGAATGGACATCTCTCCTTTGCAATTTGAGGAGATGATAGACAGACTGGAAAAGGGCAGCGGTCAGCAG CCAGTTAGCCTGCAAGAGGCCAAGCTGTTGCTGAAGGAAGATGATGAATTGATCAGAGAAGTGTATGAGTACTGgattaaaaagaggaaaaactgtCGAGGTCCTTCACTTATCCCAGCAGTAAAGCAGGAAAAACGAGATGGTTCCAGCACAAATGACCCTTATGTTGCTTTTAGAAGACGAACAGAAAAGATGCAGACACGAAAA AATCGAAAAAATGATGAAGCTTCTTATGAGAAAATGCTGAAGCTGCGTCGAGATCTGAGTCGTGCAGTAACCATCCTGGAGATgataaaaaggagggaaaaaagcaagagaGAGTTGCTGCATTTAACACTGGAAATAATGGAAAAGAG gTATAATTTGGGTGACTACAGTGGAGAGATCATGTCTGAAGTCATGGCACAGCGGCAGCCACTTAAACCCACCTATGCTATTCCCATCATTCCTGTGACTAATAGCAGTTCTTTTAAACAGCAAGAGGCTATGGAACTGAAAGAATATAAAGTTAAA caAGATAAACCTGATGTTATTAGACCCAAAAGAAAGTATGAGAAGAAGCCAAAAGTCTTACCTTCGTCGGCTGCTGCTACTCCTCAACAGACAAGTCCTGCTGCACTGCCAGTCTTTAATGCTAAAGATTTGAATCAGTATGATTTTCCTAGCTCAGATGATGAACCTCTTTCCCAG GTTTTGTCTGGTTCTTCGGAGGCTGAGGAAGAAAATGATCCCGATGGTCCTTTTGCCTTCCGTAGGAAAGCAGGCTGTCAGTACTATGCT ccTCATTTAGACCAACCTGGCAACTGGCCATGGAGTAGCCCTAAGGAGGGAAGATTAGGAGATGTGCGTTACAGATACTGCTTAACCACCCTCACTGTACCCCAGAGGTGTATTGGGTTTGCACGAAGACGGGTTGGCCGTGGTGGAAG GGTGCTACTAGACAGAGCGCATTCGGACTACGATAATGCATTTCATCATCTGgatttggaaaggttttcctcaTCGCAACACTCTTCAATCAGTCAATTTGCCAATACCTCAGAAACAAATACCTCGGACAAATCTTTCTCAAAAGACCTCAGTCAGATATTAGTCAATATCAAATCATGTAGATGGCGGCATTTTAGGCCTCGGACACCATCCCTACATGACAGTGACAATGATGAACTCTCCTGTAGGAAATTATACAGGGGTTTAAATCGAACAGGCACAGCACAACCCGGGACCCAGACATGCAGTACCTCTATACAAAGTAAAAGTAGCAGTGGTTCAGCACATATTG AAAGTGAAACATCTTTGGGCCTGGTGCATCAAATACTAAATCACACTGATGGCTCTAAGTCTCTCCAATCTTCTGAATTTGCTG CATTTACAGCCGAACAATACCAGCAACATCAACAGCAACTGGCACTAATGCAGAAACAGCAGCTTGCACAAATTCATCAACAGCAAGCAAATAGTAATTCCTCTGCCAACACATCACAG AACCTTGAAACTAACCAACAGGAAAGTGGCTTTCGCCTGAATCTACATCATAGCCATTCTGTAAAGTGTTTAGAAGGGACACTGCAG ggttttgtttCCAAGACACTGGATTCTGTTAGTGCTCAGTTTGCTGCTTCAGCTTTGGTTACATCAGAACAGCTAATGGGATTCAAAATGAAGGATGATGTGGTGCTTGGAATTGGGGTGAATGGCATTCTTCAGGCCTCAG GAGTGTACAAGGGCTTACACCTCAGTAGTACTACACCTACAGCACTTGTCCATACAAGTTCATTGTCAACAGCAGGTTCAGCCTTGTTACAGCCTTCAAATATAACGCAGACTTCAAGTTCCCACAGTGCACTGAGTCACCAAGTAACTGCTGCCAATTCTGCAACAACTCAGGTTCTGATTGGGAACAATATTCGATTAACTGTACCCTCATCAGTTGGCACTGTAAACTCTATTACCACGCTCAATGCACGGCATATACCTAGGACTTTAAGTGCTGTTCCATCATCTGCCTTAAAGCTGGCTGCAGCAACAAATTGCCAGGTGCCCAAGGTTCCAGCTTCATCCTCTGTGGATGCAGTACCAAG GGAAAACCATGAAACGGAGAAGCCAGCACTGAACAATATAGCGGACAATACAGTAGCAATGGAGGTGACGTAG